Proteins found in one Aspergillus puulaauensis MK2 DNA, chromosome 8, nearly complete sequence genomic segment:
- a CDS encoding mitochondrial 37S ribosomal protein bS18m (BUSCO:EOG09264XLN;~COG:J;~EggNog:ENOG410PQXB;~InterPro:IPR036870,IPR001648;~PFAM:PF01084;~go_component: GO:0005840 - ribosome [Evidence IEA];~go_function: GO:0003735 - structural constituent of ribosome [Evidence IEA];~go_process: GO:0006412 - translation [Evidence IEA]): protein MSLHIFSSSPLRTFAPAVQSMCRFNSTSSNATNALESLLRPSKPGPASGRLPSRRVNRQRFIEDQRAQADSRAIEKFQTREWKAGDIYAPHDLSPAEMMKWRKRSPPTTDVFDAVNLNPLTVYKNFTIMSEYMTEMGRIKHRNLTGLRGVNQRKIAKAIRRAIGVGLMPSVHRHPEILAELKWKSEGGGGF, encoded by the exons ATGTCTCTGCATATTTTTTCATCCTCCCCACTACGGACTTTTGCGCCAGCTGTGCAGTCCATGTGTCGCTTTAATTCAACATCTTCCAACGCTACAAATGCCCTGGAGAGTCTCCTACGACCTTCTAAACCAGGACCCG CTTCCGGAAGATTGCCGTCGCGGCGAGTAAACCGCCAAAGATTCATCGAGGACCAGAGGGCGCAGGCCGACAGTCGAGCTATAGAGAAATTCCAAACGCGCGAGTGGAAGGCTGGCGATATCTACGCTCCTCATGACCTCAGTCCTGCCGAGATGATGAAGTGGAGGAAGCGCAGTCCTCCGACCACCGACGTCTTTGATGCCGTCAACCTCAACCCTTTAACAGTCTACAAG AACTTCACCATCATGTCCGAATACATGACCGAGATGGGCCGCATAAAACACAGGAATCTGACCGGGCTACGTGGTGTGAACCAACGAAAAATTGCGAAGGCAATTCGAAGAGCAATTGGCGTTGGCCTTATGCCAAGCGTACATCGTCACCCAGAGATCCTCGCTGAGCTCAAATGGAAGTCGGAAGGCGGCGGTGGTTTCTAA
- a CDS encoding putative mitochondrial respiratory complex I chaperone (Cia84) (COG:S;~EggNog:ENOG410PIHE;~InterPro:IPR011990;~go_function: GO:0005515 - protein binding [Evidence IEA]), with the protein MQSQLTRRVFRAIINNEPLSSSRCRNRCLHTVRQYRPRRVAPGPSNFQRRGLFAFNFNPPTAPPSSTLPSEAGLKQMRDLFVSLRNKDRVPESEVLAKAFQEFFETRAGEPGVITQFQAQLFSTTWYHLQALEADLEPEDWQRVFSDESVENVLDVLSKAECLPYARGVIRAFARSVFLARSQHPEFPGNRSSLLAILAYIDIQALYGDPNEAQQTVEKFWRRLRKFSPSPWLTVLKGFAVVGDRQRIKHIVKNLDKSDISFNPASQEELVQFLIREDHLDAVKLLYECPLSGDQEPNLSTKIAATKYAILKANTAWAQSIFESILSHPISETIGIRLLWDASQGKNALQIAALVDSLTAREPDLGASLTISCVNDLMEYANSTKTPILASECMELATAWGLVPDSQTQLLHLESRIQAGDLTAVLKSLEEMETIEPTKSKTLPLMNKLITMLCISKPDDSTFDHISSILEPLLENNVRLEAEALAAITHMLLYNHDLEALSELLRPRLGSYDTEERSKIRNALTDFIQDPKQESEPAWEAYMLLRLAFPETGVSMRTTVMTSFFQRDRSDLAFLVFGHMRQAEHFSQRPKPDTYARCFQGIAHTRDAKNLELVHNMLKLDTEVDLNTRLLNWLMLAYAECEKPEKSMQIFRDILQSEEGPSQRTILFFFKACEKHHNGTHEAIKMVEKMKILEISLDRRLYTAYVEALAAQCEFDLATEAMDAMKEMTGYPPIPATIGHFYNAVPYQHWKDEVERWAKTHHPDLWAQLEEVERVEHEEGLKFKLPRKDLPSL; encoded by the exons ATGCAGTCCCAGCTTACACGAAGAGTCTTCCGAGCGATTATCAACAATGAACCTTTATCATCGTCCCGATGTCGGAATCGTTGTTTACATACTGTTCGACAGTACCGACCTAGGAGAGTGGCCCCTGGGCCCTCTAACTTTCAACGACGCGGGTTGTTCGctttcaacttcaacccccCTACAGCTCCACCGTCATCCACGTTACCTTCTGAGGCTGGATTAAAACAAATGAGAGACCTGTTTGTGTCATTAAGGAATAAAGATAGAGTGCCAGAGAGTGAGGTCCTGGCAAAGGCTTTCCAAGAATTCTTCGAAACCCGGGCGGGAGAACCGGGGGTTATAACTCAATTTCAGGCGCAATTGTTCAGTACTACATGGTATCATTTACAAGCCCTTGAGGCTGACCTGGAGCCAGAAGACTGGCAAAGAGTATTCTCCGATGAGAGCGTCGAAAACGTGTTGGACGTGTTATCTAAGGCTGAATGCTTACCGTATGCGCGTGGCGTAATACGAGCCTTTGCCCGCTCTGTATTTCTTGCGCGAAGCCAGCATCCCGAGTTTCCCGGGAACAGAAGCAGTTTGCTTGCCATTCTTGCCTATATCGATATACAGGCCCTCTATGGTGATCCGAATGAGGCACAGCAAACCGTGGAGAAGTTTTGGCGAAGATTACGCAAATTCAGCCCTTCGCCTTGGCTGACGGTTCTGAAAGGGTTTGCAGTGGTTGGTGATAGGCAACGGATTAAGCATATTGTCAAGAATCTCGACAAGAGTGACATTTCTTTCAATCCAGCCTCGCAGGAAGAATTGGTTCAGTTCCTGATTAGGGAGGATCACTTAGATGCAGTGAAGCTGCTCTATGAATGTCCATTGTCTGGTGATCAAGAACCCAATCTATCGACAAAAATTGCGGCTACGAAGTATGCTATATTGAAAGCTAATACCGCATGGGCGCAATCTATTTTCGAGTCCATTCTATCCCACCCCATATCAGAGACAATTGGGATCCGACTTCTTTGGGATGCCTCTCAAGGGAAAAATGCGTTGCAAATCGCGGCACTTGTCGATTCCCTGACAGCAAGGGAACCGGACTTGGGGGCATCTCTCACAATCTCATGTGTGAACGACTTGATGGAGTATGCGAATTCCACCAAAACCCCGATTTTGGCTTCTGAATGTATGGAATTGGCCACTGCATGGGGCCTTGTTCCCGATTCGCAAACCCAATTGCTGCATCTGGAGTCACGGATTCAAGCTGGTGATCTCACGGCTGTGTTAAAGTCTCTAGAGGAGATGGAAACCATAGAGCCAACGAAATCCAAAACTCTTCCTCTGATGAACAAACTCATTACAATGCTCTGCATTTCCAAACCTGATGATTCCACTTTCGATCACATCTCGTCCATTCTAGAGCCATTGCTTGAAAACAATGTGCGCTTAGAGGCAGAAGCGCTGGCAGCAATAACCCACATGCTCCTTTACAACCATGATTTGGAAGCTCTTTCCGAGCTACTCCGGCCTCGTCTAGGTTCTTACGATACAGAAGAGAGAAGCAAGATTCGGAATGCTTTGACAGACTTCATACAAGATCCCAAACAGGAAAGTGAGCCGGCCTGGGAAGCGTACATGCTACTACGGCTCGCCTTTCCGGAAACTGGGGTTAGCATGCGAACCACAGTCATGACCTCCTTCTTCCAAAGAGACCGAAGCGACTTGgccttcctcgtctttggACACATGCGCCAGGCCGAGCATTTTTCGCAGCGACCAAAACCAGATACTTACGCCCGATGCTTCCAAGGGATCGCCCATACCCGGGACGCAAAAAATCTCGAGCTAGTCCATAACATGCTCAAGCTTGACACCGAAGTCGACTTGAACACTCGCCTACTCAATTGGTTAATGCTGGCATACGCAGAATGCGAAAAACCCGAGAAGAGTATGCAGATTTTCCGGGATATCCTACAGTCCGAGGAAGGTCCATCGCAACGCACaatcctttttttcttcaaGGCTTGCGAGAAACACCACAACGGCACGCATGAGGCAATAAAGATGGTAGAGAAGATGAAAATACTCGAGATTTCACTCGACCGCCGGTTATACACGGCCTACGTGGAGGCTCTGGCTGCACAGTGCGAATTCGACCTCGCCACAGAAGCAATGGACGCTATGAAAGAAATGACGGGTTACCCTCCAATACCGGCCAC AATTGGACACTTTTACAATGCCGTTCCGTACCAACACTGGAAAGACGAAGTCGAAAGGTGGGCCAAGACCCATCATCCGGACCTCTGGGCCCAACTAGAGGAGGTCGAACGTGTAGAACATGAAGAGGGTCTCAAGTTCAAACTACCTAGAAAAGACTTGCCCAGCCTCTGA
- the AIP1 gene encoding WD40 repeat domain-containing protein (BUSCO:EOG092619L1;~COG:Z;~EggNog:ENOG410PI4U;~InterPro:IPR024977,IPR036322,IPR015943,IPR001680, IPR019775,IPR020472,IPR017986;~PFAM:PF12894,PF00400;~go_function: GO:0005515 - protein binding [Evidence IEA]) yields the protein MAITNESIWAASPSTVRGQATQLSSDAKGERLAYASNKSIFLRSIDEPALARQYTEHKVQTTVARFAPSGFYVASGDASGIVRVWDCMGDGITKGEYSIVNGRINDLAWDGDSQRIIAVGDGKQRYGHCITWDSGNTVGEIRGHTQQINAVSIRQQRPLRAAAAGDDKNVVFYHGAPFKFNTGIRDKHTNYIYGVGFSPDGSTLVSAGADRRIWLYDGKTGEAKGQIGEGEHKGSIFAVSWSKDSRKFVTASADKTVKIWDAEAGKVTQSWNIGGEGNSNVQDQQVGVVWPPGRSDGLLISLSLSGDLNYLVEGTPNPRQVIQGHQKNITSLTTFGSGSECETLWTGSFDGRVCGWDVPTGTAEEIEGDRSSSYVAGLVPTQEGAGRIYSVAWDDTIRSIDIGAKTYTGSSSKLSGQPKGIAAGDANVLVATSESVEIHKDGQKLGDFKARFSVTAVAAHGSVAAVGGDDSTIQFCDISGSNLTPKRDIKASRDAVSYLAFSPDGSNLAVGDSRGRVLVYKVADGSLVNDRWTAHTARITSIAWNNNGNHIVSGALDTNVFVWSLATPGDWLQVSNAHKEGVNGVAWIAGGSKIASVGADAAVKVWQIEGLK from the exons ATGGCAATCACAAATG AGTCTATCTGGGCCGCCAGCCCCTCCACTGTGAGGGGCCAAGCCACCCAGCTATCGTCGGATGCTAAAGGCGAGCGCCTCGCATATGCA TCAAATAAATCGATCTTCCTTCGCTCAATCGATGAGCCCGCTCTAGCGCGGCAATACACCGAGCATAAGGTGCAGACTACAGTCGCGCGCTTTGCACCCTCTGGATTCTATGTTGCTAGCGGAGATGCTAGTGGTATAGTCAGAGTTTGGGATTGTATGGGTGATGGGATCACCAAGGGCGAATATAGCATTGTCAATGGCCGAATCAACGATCTCGCCTGGGACGGTGATTCACAGCGTATTATCGCCGTCGGTGATGGAAAACAAAGATACGGCCACTGTATCACTTGGGATAGCGGAAATACCGTGGGCGAAATTCGCGGACATACTCAGCAGATTAATGCTGTTTCGATTCGCCAACAGCGGCCACTGCGtgccgctgccgccggtGACGATAAGAATGTGGTTTTCTACCATGGAGCGCCCTTCAAGTTTAACACTGGAATCCGCGACAAGCATACCAATTATATTTATGGTGTTGGCTTCAGCCCCGACGGCTCAACATTGGTCAGTGCTGGCGCTGACAGGAGGATTTGGTTATATGATGGTAAGACCGGTGAGGCCAAGGGCCAGATCGGAGAAGGCGAACACAAAGGAAGCATTTTCGCGGTATCATGGTCGAAGGATTCGCGTAAATTTGTTACTGCAAGTGCCGATAAGACCGTCAAAATTTGGGATGCAGAAGCAGGCAAAGTCACCCAGAGCTGGAACattggcggagaaggaaatTCAAATGTCCAAGATCAGCAAGTCGGTGTGGTTTGGCCTCCAGGAAGGAGTGATGGTCTCCTTATCAGTTTGTCGTTGAGCGGCGATCTTAACTATCTTGTTGAAGGGACGCCTAACCCGAGGCAAGTTATTCAGGGCCATCAGAAGAATATTACGTCTTTGACTACATTTGGGTCGGGCAGTGAATGTGAAACACTCTGGACTGGAAGCTTCGATGGCAGGGTATGCGGCTGGGATGTCCCTACAGGAACAGCGGAGGAGATCGAAGGAGATCGTTCCTCGTCGTATGTCGCAGGCCTGGTACCAACACAAGAAGGCGCTGGGAGAATCTACAGCGTTGCTTGGGATGACACCATTCGCTCCATAGACATCGGTGCCAAAACGTATACAGGGAGCTCTTCCAAGCTATCTGGACAGCCCAAAGGGATCGCCGCCGGGGATGCGAACGTTTTAGTGGCAACATCCGAAAGTGTTGAGATTCACAAGGATGGACAGAAACTGGGCGATTTCAAGGCGAGGTTTTCCGTTACTGCTGTGGCAGCTCATGGCAGCGTGGCGGCAGTTGGGGGAGATGATTCCACTATTCAGTTTTGCGACATTTCTGGGTCTAACCTGACTCCGAAGCGAGATATCAAGGCATCGCGCGATGCGGTATCATATCTGGCATTCTCGCCTGATGGCTCTAACTTAGCTGTCGGTGATTCACGGGGCCGTGTGCTTGTATACAAAGTTGCCGATGGCAGTTTGGTGAATGACCGCTGGACGGCACACACGGCTCGGATCACCTCCATTGCATGGAACAACAACGGAAACCACATCGTTAGTGGGGCGCTGGACACCAACGTCTTTGTTTGGAGCTTGGCCACTCCGGGTGACTGGCTGCAGGTGTCCAACGCTCATAAAGAGGGTGTCAACGGTGTCGCTTGGATTGCTGGTGGTTCCAAGATTGCTTCTGTTGGAGCTGATGCTGCGGTTAAGGTATGGCAGATTGAGGGATTGAAATAG
- the GDH2 gene encoding glutamate dehydrogenase (NAD(+)) (BUSCO:EOG09260E8K;~COG:E;~EggNog:ENOG410QE6V;~InterPro:IPR036291,IPR028971,IPR016210,IPR006096;~PFAM:PF00208;~go_function: GO:0004352 - glutamate dehydrogenase (NAD+) activity [Evidence IEA];~go_function: GO:0016491 - oxidoreductase activity [Evidence IEA];~go_process: GO:0006520 - cellular amino acid metabolic process [Evidence IEA];~go_process: GO:0019551 - glutamate catabolic process to 2-oxoglutarate [Evidence IEA];~go_process: GO:0055114 - oxidation-reduction process [Evidence IEA]), producing MVSPASSLQSLPEVNANGNESNKLPVRPAPKLFGSNDGASSGAGTPIGFQRHPHNKILDGVAGANTRLPSPQPTHLAIPGSPHRVLSEEDPGYIAAKFEGKEHQMEQVMDQLEKKGFIPAEFIVGETEWFYNQLGIDDTYFQTETVDAIVTQILSLYAAKVAAYARDDKKLEIRLDKEAEDHAVYIDTSKPGFSSAGGPGYEQRIDKKYIDGSTHDNSYRVETFRSPTPVPGDDGQQLRCYFVYKCQFANPNPGLQETNIDVIGEKRFLQKATPNTKAVYQEIISNAVARAGPVIEMFEIEKSREKRLVIAYRQGSAMGLFSALSDLYHYYRLTSSRKYLENFSNGITVISLYLRPQKNAEIAAKFPPIEAAVHQIIKEISLLYCVPQNKFQHHFASGRLSLQETIYAHCAWVFVQQFLNRLGSEYTSLTDLLDSNNSAHAELLAKIKKRLRTETFTSDYIAEIVNKYPNLIHKLYLDFANTHYVQTRGPAEDDFLPTLSYLRLQVDQVLDSRQLKQLVSSTAANEHDEMVMSAFRVFNASILKTNFFTPTKVALSFRLDPHFLPEHEYPQRLYGMFLIISSEFRGFHLRFRDIARGGIRIVKSRNKEAYSINTRSLFDENYNLANTQQRKNKDIPEGGAKGVILLDVDHQDKARVAFEKYIDSILDLLLPPVSPGIKDPIVDLHGRDEILFMGPDENTAELVDWATEHARNRGAPWWKSFFTGKSPRLGGIPHDTYGMTTQSVRQYVLGIYRKLNIDPSTIRKLQTGGPDGDLGSNEILLANEKYTAIVDGSGVIVDPQGLNHDELVRLAKKRTTISEFDVSKLSPEGYRVLVDESNVHLPNGELIHNGMIFRNLFHLRKELPYDTFVPCGGRPESIDLSTVGKLIENGKSTIPYIVEGANLFITQDSKLRLEKAGCILFKDASANKGGVTSSSLEVLASLSFDDQGFVENMCVGEDGTVPEFYNTYVKQVQEVIKENATLEFEAIWREHEQTGIPRSVLSDRLSVAITQLDEELQKTELWDNVELRRSVLSDALPKLLLDKIGLETILGRVPENYLRAIFGSHLASRFVYQYGSGPSQFSFFNFMTKRLAQSQA from the exons ATGGTGTCTCCCGCATCCTCCCTTCAATCGCTACCTGAGGTGAATGCCAACGGCAATGAATCTAATAAACTGCCCGTCCGGCCAGCCCCAAAGCTTTTCGGTAGCAATGATGGCGCCTCGTCAGGCGCCGGGACGCCAATCGGCTTCCAGCGACACCCACACAACAAGATCCTTGACGGCGTGGCTGGAGCGAACACCcgccttccttctcctcagcCGACTCACCTGGCTATCCCGGGTAGCCCACATCGAGTTCTTTCTGAGGAGGATCCAGGTTATATAGCTGCCAAGTTTGAGGGTAAAGAACATCAAATGGAACAAG TTATGGACCAGCTGGAAAAGAAAGGTTTCATTCCTGCGGAATTCATCGTGGGAGAAACAGAGTGGTTCTACAACCAGCTCGGAATCGATGACACCTACTTCCAGACAGAAACTGTCGACGCAATTGTCACGCAGATTCTCTCCCTTTATGCTGCCAAGGTCGCAGCATATGCTCGTGATGATAAGAAACTCGAAATACGTCTAGAcaaggaagctgaagatcATGCTGTCTACATTGATACGAGCAAGCCAGGCTTTTCAAGTGCCGGTGGCCCTGGTTACGAGCAAAGAATCGACAAGAAATACATTGACGGTTCGACTCACGACAACAGCTACCGAGTTGAAACTTTCCGTTCGCCCACTCCGGTCCCTGGTGATGACGGCCAGCAGCTCCGCTGCTACTTCGTGTATAAGTGCCAGTTCGCCAACCCTAACCCGGGGTTGCAAGAGACGAACATCGATGTTATCGGTGAGAAGAGGTTCTTGCAAAAAGCGACACCCAACACCAAGGCTGTCTATCAGGAAATAATCAGCAATGCCGTTGCTCGGGCTGGCCCCGTCATAGAGATGTTTGAAATCGAAAAATCTCGCGAAAAGCGTCTCGTTATCGCGTACCGCCAGGGATCCGCCATGGGACTGTTTAGCGCACTTTCTGATCTATACCACTACTACCGCCTCACAAGTTCACGGAAGTACCTGGAGAATTTCTCCAACGGAATCACCGTCATATCACTTTACCTGCGCCCCCAGAAGAATGCAGAGATTGCGGCCAAGTTCCCCCCCATCGAGGCCGCAGTCCATCAAATCATCAAGGAAATTTCTCTTCTATACTGTGTTCCTCAAAATAAGTTCCAGCATCATTTTGCCAGCGGACGTCTTAGCTTGCAAGAAACCATCTATGCGCACTGCGCATGGGTGTTTGTTCAACAATTCCTGAACCGTCTTGGCTCCGAATATACGTCCCTAACCGACCTTCTAGACTCGAATAACAGCGCACACGCGGAGCTTTTGGCGAAGAtcaaaaagaggctgcgTACCGAGACTTTTACCTCTGATTATATCGCGGAAATTGTGAACAAGTACCCAAACCTTATTCACAAACTCTACCTTGACTTTGCAAACACACATTATGTGCAGACCCGTGGCCCAGCCGAGGATGACTTCCTCCCTACCCTAAGTTACCTACGTCTTCAGGTCGACCAGGTGCTGGACAGTCGACAATTGAAGCAGCTCGTCTCAAGCACGGCTGCTAATGAACATGATGAAATGGTCATGAGTGCCTTCCGTGTGTTCAACGCCTCGATCCTCAAGACCAACTTTTTCACACCGACAAAGGTGGCTCTTAGCTTCCGACTTGACCCACACTTCCTTCCAGAGCACGAGTACCCTCAGCGTCTATATGGAATGTTCTTGATTATCAGTTCTGAATTCCGAGGATTCCATCTCCGCTTCCGAGATATTGCTAGAGGCGGCATTCGAATTGTAAAAAGCCGAAACAAGGAAGCATACAGCATTAATACTCGCTCACTTTTCGACGAGAATTACAACCTCGCCAATACACAGCAACGCAAGAACAAGGATATCCCAGAGGGTGGAGCAAAGGGAGTAATCCTTTTAGACGTGGACCACCAAGATAAAGCACGTGTTGCCTTTGAGAAGTACATTGACAGTATCTTGGACCTCCTTCTACCACCCGTTAGCCCTGGTATCAAGGATCCCATTGTCGATTTGCACGGAAGGGATGAAATTCTTTTCATGGGCCCCGACGAAAATACAGCGGAATTGGTCGACTGGGCCACCGAACATGCTCGCAACCGTGGTGCTCCTTGGTGGAAGTCTTTCTTCACCGGCAAGAGCCCCCGTCTGGGTGGAATTCCTCACGATACATATGGCATGACCACTCAATCTGTTCGCCAATATGTCTTAGGGATCTATCGCAAACTCAACATTGACCCCTCAACTATCCGAAAACTGCAAACTGGTGGACCCGACGGTGACCTCGGCTCAAACGAGATTCTCCTGGCTAATGAGAAGTACACCGCAATTGTTGACGGGTCTGGTGTCATCGTAGATCCACAGGGTCTTAACCATGATGAACTCGTGCGACTCGCGAAGAAGCGGACAACAATCTCTGAGTTCGATGTGAGCAAGCTCTCACCTGAAGGTTACCGAGTACTAGTAGATGAGAGCAATGTGCATCTACCAAATGGAGAGCTTATCCACAACGGAATGATTTTCCGAAACCTGTTCCACCTTCGCAAGGAACTACCATATGACACTTTTGTACCTTGTGGTGGACGTCCTGAATCAATTGATCTCTCTACCGTTGGAAAGCTTATTGAGAACGGCAAATCAACTATCCCTTACATCGTTGAGGGTGCCAATCTGTTTATTACTCAGGATAGCAAGCTTCGTCTCGAGAAAGCCGGATGTATCCTTTTCAAAGATGCTTCCGCCAATAAAGGCGGTGTGACCTCCTCGTCATTGGAAGTCCTCGCTTCCCTTTCCTTCGATGACCAAGGATTCGTGGAGAATATGTgtgttggagaagatggcaccGTTCCAGAGTTTTACAACACCTACGTCAAACAGGTTCAGGAAGTCATTAAGGAAAATGCCACCCTCGAGTTTGAGGCAATCTGGCGTGAGCATGAACAGACTGGGATCCCTCGCAGTGTTCTGAGCGACAGGCTCAGTGTGGCCATCACACAGCTTGACGAAGAGCTACAGAAGACAGAACTGTGGGATAACGTTGAGCTCCGCAGATCTGTTCTCAGCGATGCCCTGCCAAAGCTGCTTCTGGACAAGATCGGGCTTGAGACAATCCTTGGCCGG GTTCCTGAAAACTATCTACGGGCTATCTTCGGTAGCCACCTTGCCAGCCGCTTTGTTTATCAATACGGAAGTGGTCCCAGCCAATTTTCGTTCTTTAACTT CATGACCAAAAGACTTGCACAGTCCCAAGCATAA